The sequence CTGCTGGTCTATCCTCCTGCCGACCTCCCTGGCTATGCGCTCGATGATGTTCAGTATCTCCTTCTCCTCCTCAAACACGATGTTGGTCTTGCACATGTTAAAGCGCCTGTGCCAGACGTAAACCGGCCTGTTGGTTCCTATGACCATGACTTCCTCAAGGTTGTCGTCGCGGACGAGGGGATCCAGTTTGCCGTAGCCTATCATGACCTGAACTATCATGTCGGCGAGTACCTCTATCCTGCCCTCCGAGAAGTGGGGGGCCGCAGACTTCAGCATTTTCCTGATGGCGTTCATGAAGACCCTTCTCCGTTCCTCCGGATTTGGAAAGGCGGTGGGGTCTATCTGGAGCTCCGTTATTGCCCGTTCTTTTATGAGGCGGAGGAGTTCCTCCTCCTCTCTGCTGAGTTTAGGGAGACGTATTTCATATATCGGGACGGGTTCCCCCTTAACCCGCAAAATGCGAACGTTACCATAGGCATCGAGAACCTCAGCCTTTCCAACGTACTTTGTTTCCTCCGCGGGGGGGAACGTGCTCAATATATCCTGAAGGGTTGAGGGGGGTGGTGATGTGGGTTTCGCCTTGGGCTTGGGCTCCTCCCTCGGCGGTGCCGTGGAGAAAATCTCCCCCAGAAGGTCTGCCCCGGTGGGGCGACTCTGAGCGGCTTCCTCGGGAGTGGTGGGCTTGCTGAGTATCTCCTGAAGGTCTATACCCCCACTTCCCGCAATGGGGAACGGGGCCGCTGGGGCCTCTTTTTCACCGGACTTCTTTCTCTCAGGTTCTTTTTTTTCCTCCTTAGGAGCGGTCTTTTTGCTGGAGGTCAGCATATTCTCCAATAGGTCACCCTCACCGTTCAGGATTTCATCTATCCAGGAGGTGGGCTTTTTCTTCTTCTCATCATCAAACGCCAACTTTTACAGCCCCCCCGCGCTCCATTCAACACGGTAGGTTATCTCCACACCGGTTCCCGTTGTGACGACCCACACAGGCAACTCGTATGATTCATTCGACGGGAGAACCTGACCTGGCATTCCAACACTGACACCGGTAAGAAGCGTTGGAGTGAGCTGGAACATCCCCTGTGGCATCTGAACGCTGTTTTCTACGTTCACAGAGCGCCTCCCTGTTCCGGTGTATTCAAAAAGTGCGTCCACATACTCGCTGTAGTCCATGGTGTAGTTCGGAGTGAAGTCGTACATCCTCCCATCAACGAACACAACCGGGACGGTAACGGCAAAGAACTTCTTGAATGTACCCTCATCCCCCGAGTACACGTTGAACTTAACGACTCCCTGGTACTCCAGAATACGGATGTGTCCATCGACGAGTGGGAACATTGAGAGCGCCGAGAGCTGGGATGGGGAGTTAAGGAGAGGAGGCACAACAACACCGCAGCCGATGGAGGTACCATCGGTTCCCCCACACGTAATGGACGGGAGAGAGTATGACTCGGTTTTGGAGACCCTGACGTTTATCACAACGGTTTCGTACGGCATAATCCATATGCCAGGATTGTAGTTAAGGTTCATTCCCTTATCTATGTAGAACCCAAGGTCCGTCTCATTGTTCCCGCGCCGGTAAACGGTTATATTGTACGCGGGATTGAGAACAAGAAACTTGGGAAACGGGGCGGTGTTTACAAGGGTAACGTTAAGGTCGATTAGAACATCACCCTGGAGTGTGCCTGCGGCCCGCACTTGATAGTGGCCAGGCAGAGCCGCAAATAACGAAATGAAAAGTAAAAGAAATGCCGCGGGGCGTTTCACGGCTATCACCTCACGTCGATACTCTGACAAGGTAAAGGGAGTTCTGGTTGGCCAGCACGTCCGGGACAAATATCGAGGGAACTTTGACTATAACGAGCAGCTGGGTGTTGTGGTCAATGGCCTCCAGTGACGTGTCTTTCTCGAGGTCAAGAACCTTCCATCCGTACGCACTGAGCTGCTGCTTAACCTCCTCGCTGGCCTGTATCTTACCGGCGGCTATCGCTTTGAGTATCTCCGCCAGGTTCACGCTGTAGGAGTAACTGCCAGACGAACTCTGACTCACTGACTGGCTGTTGGTGACGGAGTCACTCGCACTGCTGCTGTCAGATATCGAGGCTCCACCCGGGGAAGCGGATGAGGAGTGGCTCTCACTGTAAGTGGTCGATGAGGAAGTGGAGGAGGAACTTGACTGACTCTGGGACTCACTCACTGATATCGAACCCGACTGAACCGGCAGGAGGACAAGCTCAAAGTACCCGTCAACCGTCGTTGTGTTCTGGCCCTGGATAAAGAGTTTTATTCTGTCACCCGGCGAAAGGAACGCACCGTTTATGTTTCTCTTGGGGAGGACAAGGGACATCTCCACCCACTCAACCTTCACGACGTTGTACTTCATAAGCTCCTTATAGTCCATAATGCCTCCCAACACAGCTTTGGCATCAGCCTTAGTGACCATCTTCTTGGAGTCTCCGTACTCAAGTATCACATCCTGTCCCGGGAGGGCGTCAATGCGCCAATAGTAGTAGTCCCTCCACACCTCCAGGAGGTACGGGTCGGCCTTTATGGAGTTGACCTCATCAACACTAGTGGCGGACATGACGCGCTCCTTGAGGTCGTTCATGTACGTTACAGTTTTGGTGCGGATGTCATCTGGGAGAGGCATCGAGAGAAGCGGCTGGAACTCAAGCTCAAGGAGTTTTAATTTCTGCTCCTTTGTCCGGTTCAGCTGCTTCTCCAGCTCCACCCGATGGAGTTCATCGATACACGAATTGTACTCACGCAACGCAATGTCATAGCTCCCCTTAACATCAACGGCATTGAGTTCATCAACGGATTTGGCGTGAAGGATCTGGTCGAGCAGCTGGGATTTGATAGCGTTGGCTTTGGGGGAGCAGTTGGTATTGTTGAAT is a genomic window of Thermococcus celericrescens containing:
- a CDS encoding DUF515 domain-containing protein; amino-acid sequence: MAPKPAPAKKPSRRPRSVGSIREKERRKRILIGVSIVIIVLILTSVGAYIYLQNRAAEELTNARNKKLAEVNLYFKPDIFNNTNCSPKANAIKSQLLDQILHAKSVDELNAVDVKGSYDIALREYNSCIDELHRVELEKQLNRTKEQKLKLLELEFQPLLSMPLPDDIRTKTVTYMNDLKERVMSATSVDEVNSIKADPYLLEVWRDYYYWRIDALPGQDVILEYGDSKKMVTKADAKAVLGGIMDYKELMKYNVVKVEWVEMSLVLPKRNINGAFLSPGDRIKLFIQGQNTTTVDGYFELVLLPVQSGSISVSESQSQSSSSSTSSSTTYSESHSSSASPGGASISDSSSASDSVTNSQSVSQSSSGSYSYSVNLAEILKAIAAGKIQASEEVKQQLSAYGWKVLDLEKDTSLEAIDHNTQLLVIVKVPSIFVPDVLANQNSLYLVRVST